GACCGATGACCGAACCTATCGACATAAAACATGAGAACAGAACAACATCGTCGACACATTGAGAACAGAACAACAGCGTCGAGACAGATTAAGCAATGCTCTTTATCCTTAACGATTTTGCCTTGACGAGGAAGATACATAACATAATCCCTCACTTGATTGAACCTATGGATAAATTGGCGGacaacttttaattttaaaaacagaaGAGGATAAAAATTGATGCATATTACAAGTAGCCACACAGGTTTTGGGTAGCGCACAAAAATGTAGAAACAGTAAGGACGTTCGGTATCTCATCTTTCAACGACAAAACATAATGAAAACGCTATAGATTAGCGTTTTCAAAAACTagtagtaagaaaaaaaaatcagaaacgcGACTTGCGTTTCCTAGCGGTGTACTTGGAATCAGCAGGAACATCGTTTCCTTTCCTTCTACTTTGTTCCTTCTTCCTCAAAACCCATTCCCTTCCTTTCCCTTTCTTGTTCGTTCTCTGCTTCTTCCTTGGCCTATTCCTATCCGACACACATACCTTTTCACAGACAAAACCAAGAATGGTAAACAAAAGCAATCAAGACGGTAAAATGAGATTTGGATATATATCATTTTACCATTCCATTCTCTTCGTCTTCGCTATCATCGTCGTCATCATCCGAGTCTTTATGCCCATCGTTAATACTGGTTGGAACCGAACCGCATGTGAGGACCAGgaactcttttctcttcttagtACTGCACGTTGTCAGAGAACACGCCAAAGTGTtaaatgtgtgtgtgtttgtgaaATCAACACAAGAACGGTACCTGTGAGGGTAGTCAACAACGAGTCCACCACCAAATCCAGCTTTTAAGGCCTGGCCAAGAATCAACTCACGCTGAGCGATACTCTCAGGGTACACTTGGAAAACTGCCCTTGCTCCTCTTGATAAGCATCGGTATAGTGACCCAAAAAAAGCCCTgagttgtcaaaaaaaaagattagacgCTGTCTTATTAAACTCAAGCTCTGAAGTAGAATGATTGACACGTACTTTAGCCTCAAACGAGGTTCATGCGATGACTTGTCCGCATTGCATAACCACTGAAATCATATGAAAAAAAGAGGAATGGCTGGTCAAAAACTATGgcagtatatattaaaaataatcataaaggTGGTTTGAGAAGTAAGACCTGAACAGCGGATATACTGATGGCTCCGTCTATGACTCCTGCACGGAGACCTAATCCCTGAGAGACATGATAATAAATGAATAAGCAATttctaataaatttcaaaaataaccTAGAGAGGGACAGACAGACATACCTGACCCATATCACCAAGTAAAAGATCACCCTCAACTTCTCGTTCAACAGCAACGTCTACATTGGTTATTACAATATAAAGTTTGCTTAGAGATTCTAATAGAGAGACAAGCCATTGAAGGGGGTACATGAATGAATCCTTAGTAAACTCTAATGATTTAAACTTACTAAGCATTGAGGCTGAAATGTCAAGACCAATCAGTGGTGCCCATTTTCAGAGATTGTTTCCCCGCTCAGGCCAGATCCACAACCTAAACCACAACAGTGACCATTACTCAATCTCCCCTTTTGCAACAGTGCTATATCAAAATTACTCATCATATTAAGTAGATTAAaagaataaatttttaatttaccaATATCGAGTAAGAATCTAGGAACATCATCTTCAGGCAAAGCAAGAAGCTCCAAAGCTCTCTCAGACAACCTCGcctataaataataataaccaTAAGGACTAAATATGTAAGAGATCACAACAAGTGGCTAAGttcaggaagaaaaaaaaacagtgagatattttttttttttcaggggCAAGAAGAATTAAAAGCACCTGAATTTCGACGATACGTGAGGAGGAAGTATACTTGCGAGCCTCGGAATCATCATAGAATATCTCCGGCGGCGCTAGCAGCTCAGGCCGAGTTGACATTTTAAGCTTTTTTTAGAGCTGTGCTGGTTCTTCTGGAGCTGCGTAAAAACTGTGGCTTTTAATTTGGGATTTGAGATAAATTGAATACGAATGTATTGCTGATTAAAGCGGGGAATCAAAGAAGGTTCTTACCAAGAGTGAGGAGAAAAGGACGAACGGCGATGAAtctttttagggtttagggtgaCGCAAAATAATCCAAACTTGGTATTTATCCAAAGTCCGGTTGGTGATCGTGGTCGGACCCGGTTGAATCAACTCGATCAGTGTGGTTTTCagactttcggtttggtttagttgCTCCGGTTTTCTATTACGGGCCTAAACTTGAAAAGTTTGTTTGGGCTTAAACGGTGTAAGCTTTCTGTAGTCATTGTTTAGCTTTTACTTAACTGACGaaagtttgattttattttgttctcttTGGCGTAAATTCAATTCATTGTATGATTGTATCATTCCAGAactcgacaaaaaaaaaatcaattcatTGTATAGTTCCAgcattaatttaatttagtgaATTATTTCATTGTGTGACTTATTTACATTACAGCTGCAGGTAACAAATTTCAACTTTTAACTAGATTGTTCACCAAACTCTCAATTTTTGTTGAACAATATTTATAGTGTAATATATtatcgtttttttttgggtaagcTGCAACACTATGGATAAACAGTAGGAGTAGgagaaatatttgaaatttaaagcTTAGTAAGAAcaagaaatatattaatattaggTCAATTCTCAagtttttgtaacaaaaagACTTTCTAGAGAAGAAAATGatcaacaaaattaatttaatagctaaaaagattttataccctagatatatataaatacagataaataaatattttctctagttttaaatttgaaatttttataaaattttatttttagttttctttctgaaattcgaaaatattttctgaaactatttttataattttctttttaaaatttttaatagttgttttttattctataaaattttaaatcttaattcaTCCTCAACCTTTAAATCTAAACTCCAAAGTTTAGATTAATTAATCAAAAAGAGTATATATGTGtaaatttacctttttaataaaacattttagaCATTTTGATCACTCgaatttatatttatgacaaaaaaaatatttttattgttatccTAGGATATTtctcttaatattatataattcaaaataatttgTGCCAATAATAATGCTTCTAGTCTCATCcagatttagaaaagaaaaaaagaaaaaaaagtctcTGAACAGTGAACACTTGTCTgacttcattttctttttctgaacaACCACTTGTctgatttcttttccttttttaatttctttattcaaaagcagagagagagaaaacaaatCGAGGATCTGAATCGTCTTCTCAATAAACAAATACACACTTGTATCTTCTTCACTCGACACACACAAATccatatataaacatttatccTCTCTTATCTATCTTTAAACGCTTGTCGTTTTGATTCTAGAGCCCTAGATCTTAAGCTACTAAGATCATCAAACTCTCATCTTTAAGATCTGGGCTCGGACAAAGATTCTATTTTGGTCTACCAATCTTCTCTTTTCATTACCAATTCTGCGGGAATCAAGCAGGTATTGTAATAACTCTACTGAACTTTTACTCTACTTTGTTTTTGCAAATTAATTCTACTTTGGTGTTTGTTTGTAAGTGTATTAGCTTGTGGAGCAAAAAGAATCAGGAGGAAGTAAAGTCTTGATTGCGTCGTACGTTGTGTGGGGTGAGAATCTCTTCTACTCACTCACAATAACAACGTGCACTTGCTCCACCCTTTAGACAGGATTTTACACCAAAACGTGTGGGGACATTGCGTATTTAATTCATGTTTCTAAAGATAGTTTGCGTTTAAGAGTCATAAAGATTCATCCTTTCAATAAAATTGTTTCTAAATTAACTCCATTTCCATCTTCAGGTTTTTTTATCTCAAATGTGTAAAAGAAGTTaaataaagattcaaactttacTCTCAAATGGGGGAGACACAGAACCTACACTCGCCTCTTCGTAACCGCTCTTCTCTAAAGAAACCTTTACTGATCCTTCTATCAGTCTGCATCACGAGCCTCCTCTTGATCTGCACTTACACGTACCCACCACAACACAACGTTAAACCCCCTGCTGCTTGCGAGGGTCTGTCCAGCAGAGGCTGCCAAGCCGCTCTCTCAGGATGGCTTGACGTCCACGTGAGGAAACACACCGACGAGGAAGTCGCCGCTCGAGTTGTGATAAGAGACATACTCAGAACTCCTCCTGCTCTGACCTCTAGATCGAAGATAGCTTTCATGTTCTTGACCCCTGGCACTTTGCCGTTTGAGAAGCTCTGGGATGAGTTTCTCCAGGGGCAAGAAGGGAGGTTCACTGTTTATATACACCCGTCGAGGCTAAGACCGGTTCACATCAGCCGTCACTTTTCAGACCGGGAGATTCATAGTGATCAGGTTACTTGGGGAAGGATCTCTATGGTTGATGCTGAGAGACGGCTTCTAGCAAATGCTCTTGAGGATCCAGACAACCAACACTTTGTTCTTCTTTCAGAGAGGTGATTGATTCATCATCATAAACCTTTTGTTCTCTCTTCTAAAACTTACTTTTTGCAGCTGCATACCGTTGCATACGTTTGACTACACGTATAGATACTTGATGCAGGGGAATGTCAGCTTCATTGACaggtataaaaaataaatgactCTCAGAAACATCATCTTTCTACCACTAGTATTTATTCATTCATTAATGCTTGCTTTGCTTTTCTTTATCTCTGTCAAAGTTTTGAGGATCGTGGCCCTCATGGGACAGGCAGACACATGGATCACATGTTACCTGAAATCCCTAGGCAAGATTTCAGAAAAGGCGCTCAGGTATATTAAACTACTCTTTTAAAACTTCATCCCTGAGTTGTATAGATTGTTCTGTTTGGTTCCGACTTGTCTCCTTTTGGTGCAGTGGTTCACGATGAAGCGTCAACACGCTTTGATAGTGATGGCTGATAATCTCTACTACTCTAAATTCCGGCGGTACTGCAGAGTAAGTTTGCATTATTGTAGCCATTATAATATCTCTCTAACTGTTTATGAGTGAGCTCTGTAAGTTTGAAGTATCAGTtttgatgtgataataattctCACATGATTTTTCAGCCTGGGGTAGAAGCAAACAAGAACTGCATCGCGGATGAACATTACCTCCCTACATTCTTCCATGTGAGTTGATCAATTAATTAGTGCAACTCTCTTTCTTTGATTCTTGTCCTCCTTAATGATATGTTTTGTTGGTCTTTCTTCAAAAAGATGCTTGATCCGGGAGGAATCTCGAACTGGTCAGTCACATATGTTGATTGGTCTGAGCGTAGATGGCATCCAAAGACTTACAGAGCTCGCGATATCTCACTTAAGTTCTTGAAAAACATCACGGTATTAATGTCACCAACACCTCTCCTTTCTACACATCAACTAAACATCTTATATATGTACTTCCTCTCCTCGGTTTCTTGCAGTCCGATGACGTGAGTGTACACGTGACAAGCGTTGGCAAGGTACTTGCTCGTTCCAAAACACTGAAACACTGAACTATTTCTCTTCACTTATCTTTATGTTTGTTTGGTTGTTTGTTATTCTTTTTAGCGGGGAGAAGAGCTTCATTGGCCATGTACATGGAACGGTATAAGAAGACCATGTTATCTGTTCGCAAGGAAGTTCCACTCAGATTCTGTTAACAAACTGGTCAGACTCTTCCCAAACTACACCAGCACAGTggtctgagagagagagaggtaaagACAGACTCAAGTTCTTGGAACTGTACCATACGAAAACAGGAACGAAACACTTCCTGATTATCTCGAGGTTGGATTGGATGGCAGATTACTGTAAATTTTCTGAAGAATTTGAAAATGCTTTTGGATGAGACAGGCTACATACTCTGCTGGTTAAGCTTTATTAGTATAaccagagatttttttttggttattgtGATGGTTAGAGTGTACCGGTTTATGTTGTTGTAACTTGAGCTATTAGCAGTTAAGCATAAGGAGTTGATTACTTTTACAATGTTATGTTccatataatataatacaaatataatatgcaactagattttgacccgtcatTTAAAAgacagatatatttttttttttaaattcaattttcatatttatgtctttttaattatatttatatttttctttgatatTATATCTATGTAGAATATTTATAGTTTTCTGCTCGACTGTTTCTCCAAGAGCTTTGATTATGTTGTTGAAGCCAAATTTTTCGAAGAGAATCAAGACACATTGATAACAATATATAAGTAATCATTATTTCAAGCCTGATAGAGTATGCAGGAATAGTATAGTTGAGAAAATACAAAGAGCTAAAACATAAACTTTCAACATTTCAAAGATTATGCaaccaaacacacacaaaaacatACCTAAACTTCAGTCAAATAGAAAATTACATGAACTTGAACACCTTGGCAGAAACGACAACTCTTTAACAAGTTCAAGTTTCTTGCAAGGGTCTTTAGAACTAGAGTAGATGGTTACTCTCTCTAAACATTTTGCGCTTCTTAGGATGAATGCCActacttctttttcttcttctgttcctTCATATCCTACCCATTCAAGAGCTTCAAGACTCGATACCAGACAATCAGGAACTGAGTTCGGTTCAGTCCAACAGGGACGCGGGTTACAAGCCTCAATTTCATGGTACTAGTATAGATTGACAGGAAAGAAATACAGTGCATTAGAGATCATCATAGATATACTAATCAAAAAAGTTGAATAATTTGAGATGAAAAGAACCTGTTTGAGTCTGAGAGATTGTAGTTTAGGGGAATATCTGAGCATACACATAAGTAGTTCCAACCACTCTGTCTGACATGTGCATATCTTTAAATGTGCAAGACAGCAGAAGACGCTACCAGATGGATACGCATTCTGCATATATACAAGAGATTTGACCATAAGAGAAGTCGCTATAGGAATACGTATAACAATAGCATGCAAGTAAAGAACAGGTACCTTTGATGAAGTTGATAAACATAAATCGAGACGCTTGACTGAAGTAATAGTACGCATAATCTCCCCAGAATGGGAATAATTGAcgtcaaaacttgccgtcataATCTTAGGCATGCCATTCTCAATGATGCAAAACCCTTCCCTGTAATCTACAATGTCCAACCACTCCAATGAAGGAGTATCTATCACAAACCcatattcatcatcatcatcatcatcatcagctaATGCATGCAAGACCAAACTCTTTAGAGAAGGAACTCTAACGTTGAAAATAGTCACGTTGTCAGATGAACATTGTTCCACGTGCAAGTCTTCAAGAACATGACAACTTGATAAAAGACTACTAACAAATTCATCACCAGGGTACTCCACAGATACAAGGCTCAAATTTTTAAGAGATGGGAAAGCAATAGAGGAAGAAGTATCTTCAAGGATCACTTTATTTAGTTTCAAAGTCACAAGCATTCTACACCCTGTGTACAAACTACTTGGAAGTACTATGGGTGGAGAATCATTAGACGACGCGTCGATTTCGAAAATCAACTCACGCACACAGCATTTATCTGCAGCTCTAATCCACACTCGGATATCTTCACCACCACAGGTTTTACCAAGTTTAAAATGCAAAGTCTCTATCACAGGACCTTCGTGAAGAAACAAAAACCTGTCTACGAAACGGGAAAACCTTCTGTATGCAATACTCTGGTAGCTGTCATCATATTCAAGTCTTGGCACGGATGTCCAAAGAAACCGCCATCGTTTAGACAAAAGCATCGTTGACGCAACATCTTGCGCAGGCAATAGCGACAATATACTCAAGAGCAGCGCTTCTGGCAACTCGCTTATCAAATCCATTATATAATTGACAAAGTAGctactagttttttttaaaaaaagtagcTACTTGTTTGGAAAATCCTTCCAAGGCCAGAATCTCAAAGGAGTGACACGAAATAGAGATTCTGAACAACCAGTTATAAGCAAGCAACGACGACAACTAGGTCAATACAAGTCCTAGGTTATAAGTTagatgaatatttttaaaacggGTTAATTATGGAAAAATCAGAatttaaataagtaaaataaaccgtaagttataaattaattatatgcaCTAATTTTTACATAATTATCCCGAATTTTAATAACGTAAgtaagaaattaataaaaagataaaagttAAAAAGGTTTTTTATTCTACTTATTCTGAATTAGTAGAGTttctattacaatttaaaaattacaaaatttaactttttattagttttaaacttttattagtCTAACGTGGAATGCAGCAAATTAAGCTTTTGATATAGTTTTCTAGAAAGTAAGGATAACTTATAAGTTGGTATCTGAACGCTATCAGTCATCGTATATGAATTTTGGCACCGCCGTGGCCATAACGGTGATGATTGGTAAAAGCTGTGAGTGCTGTAGACATCATTTTTAAACCTAAAGCACTAAATCTAAAGCAATCAAACTTTACTAACATTTTCATGTCTACACAATTTATTAGATGAACGTCTGTGAAAGTGATTTAGAAAGCCAAATGTCTACAGCTCACTTTTATCagctttccaaaaaaaaatgtgacatttcatttaacttttaaagaaagaatagaataaataataattctatTTCTATCGCATGAACTATTTTGATAATGGACTGGTTTTTAGTTTAAGCATGAACCTATCGCATGAACTATTTTGTTtagttgatattaattaaataattcaCTAGTCAATAATATTTTGTGCACAATCTTATTATACTATTCTATTTTGTCCGTTGTTTTTGTATATctaagtttaatatatatttttataatatttataagcTATAGAGTTTTAATATATGGAGTCTATATGGAGGGACTGCTAATGAAATTATTGAATACTCGTGGTAGTcgtaaatattaattattattacgcaaaaaaatattattataaaattctttaaaaatttaaaattttaagaattattattttatttattcaataaaataaaacaagtttagaaatttaatttcgTACATGTTAATATGGTATTAAATACATGTGcataatattaatatacaaCTGATGTATACCAATCatgctttaaaaaaattacagctAAAATCTTAGAGTCAAAATTCTAGAGCTACAGCAAAATATCTACAGCTATAATTCTACAGCCAAAAAACTAAAGCTACAGCCATTACCAATCGGACCCAACATCTTcgcaggtaaaaaaaaaagagaaaaaaaaaacattttcgcAGGCAGTAAACTAAATCTTATCTCACTCTCACCCTAACCCCTAAATGCTAATCCATAAACTTTAACCAGTAAATcctaaatacaaatataaaccataaactcaaatataaaccTAAAATCCACATAGAATGGAACATAATAGCATAACATAGTACATATTGGTGAAATTATGAAATGTATTTGATTGCATGAAAGAAATTAATGCTAATCTCAACCATACCGATTTGTTTCTACTTTTAGTAACCTCAAATGAAATGGAATATGATAACAAAATAGTAACATATTTATCTTATAACAAAACATGAGAATACATAATTTTTACATTTCTATTCTATATgaataaaatagaatagaacacaGTACCAAACACTATTTATCTTCTCTTACATGTGACATAGATTTACTTCCACAAAACTTTTCTGGGAACGCAGTGGTAACTTCTTCTTCACCTTTTGAAGACAGTGTGGCATGCTCTTTCTATCACTGATGATctcaaacaagaagaagaggacCCTGTTACAGAGAATGAAAAAGTTAAAGGCTGTGGAGAAAATCGGTGGATTGGAAAAGATCGATCGAACAAAACCGTTGACGGAGATCCTTCCGTTtctaaaaatttaccaaaataaattgaaaaagatGATATGATTCTTAAAACTCCACGAATTACTTTACACAAttaataattatgattttttatttttttcagcaGGTTCAACCGGTTGTTTTTTTTGAGGACAAAACAACaatattacataaaatgaaATGTACGTATAAGAAAAAATAGGGCATTTGGTTACTTCtctaattatgttttttttcttggtcaTACAGTCCAATTTCCCTTATTTAATCATCCTAAACTGTGTACAGCACATTAGGAAACGAATTATGTGGTTCCAGGCCTGTTCCAATGTTCCAAAGACATTCGATATCGGATTGGATATTGGTTGAGAACCAGTGATCAAGCCCATTAATTTGCTCTGGTATCACCAAAACCCGACTTGAGTCCTGAAACAGTGATCAAGCCCATTAATTTTCTCTGGCATCAGCAAAACCCGactcttttttttgctaaattattttctatttaaaatcaTGAGACCAAAGAGTTTACAAGCTGGGCTTAATAATAGGCCAAGGGCCTTACATTTATGAGTAGAACCATAACCAAAATGAGAAAATAGAATGATTGTTAGGCTTGCCCAAGCCCAAATCAAAAACTCTAGGAGGAGATACCGAAGAGTTGCATCGCGTGCATGCAGagaatggagagagagagacgattCGTGTTGAGATGAAGCGAGATGGAGTCAGCGAGGGGATCAGAGACCCGACTTGAGTCCTGAAATCAGTCATACTCATACATCGTCCGTATGACCGTATGATACATGAGTATGTTTCGTTATTGGTCACGAAATTTTGGTTTTGAAGAAATAATTTGCTATTGTTTGTCGTTTAGAAAACTTTAAACGTACAAAACCCTAGAACAGACACGAGAGCATCTATACTAGACTTACTAGCCATGTGTTAATTTATGTCCTTGACCATTGTCcattatttgatttttacttGTCGACATTATGAGTTCGTTTCGTACTTCGTCAATAAGTCCAAATTGTAAACGATAGATGGGGACAGAAATCAATGTGAGAGAAATTATATTAAGTGAGATATGATGAGAGGAGGTAGATTATTAGAAAAGTCTagctattataatttaattatacaatAGTTAaacttaaaatgtaaatatttctTAAATGATCACCTTACACCTACTCTTAAAACTTGACCCTTTCTCCTAGATCTCATAAGTTGGATGATCATTTACACCAAACAAATATGCATTCTCTTAGTGTAAACATTTGTTAGCACACgaggtttttttctttctaatgtTGTCTGTGTCGCTTGAGATCACTTTTTAAAGTTCCTTATAGTTTAAAATGGTGTAAATTATTTGAAGCAATATGCATCTAAACATCTTTTTAGAAAGGGATCATATGATACATTTCTTTTGATAAAGATTTTCCATAGTTAAGATGATGtaattttatgtaatatagtacaaacaaatatattttaccaGCATCAACTAGAAAACTGTACTTAACTTTTGAATTAAAGTAATGATCTACGTTTTCTTaaaccaaaaaggaaaaaaaaaactatctaacCAAAGAAAACTTCTGGTGTGTTGTAAAACCTTGGGCCAGAGATTCTGTTGGCTTGTAAATACAAGAAGAGAGGGGGACGTTGCTAAAATTTATGGCGAATGCGACAATAAAACTTTGAGCCGTCGATTTTCATGTTGAGACCTCGATATCCCGTGTTTAGATATACGCTTCCAACACGAATtcgttttctatttttttaaaaaaattcgcTTCTACGCTTTCACGCGATTCCGCTTCCGCGTATCTGTTTCCGCGTATCCGTTTCCGTTTCTATGTAACGTAGTTACATACTTCTTTAGCAAACTTGCGTTTTCGTAGAACAACATACCACTTGTAACTAGTAACAGTCGGTCGACATATACTAAAattagtttactttttttttgatatatctTACAGGTTGACCCAGTCGATCTCGAAAAAAATACACTTAGTGGTACAAAATAGATTGGCTATCACATCGCCTaatgatgtagcggaagcttctagggatagaactagatccgtttattccaagaatacacgaatctagggtttgtgaatactaTTCACAATGCTTAATTAAAAGTTCTTAGgggttgtgaatactcttcacagtggtttataaaaacctctttagggtttgagaatattcttctcagtggtttattaaaacctcttatagaaaactctttttattaaatcatcataaactgaatacaaccatagagtctaaaaaactatatataagaaaaccataaaaccctaaaatattaagataattatcaaataatttataaaattaatgataagatatatggaaatattccaaatatttatctgcatcaCCTAACCCAAATTTGAAATATCTTCTGACTAATGCCAGGAGTTGATCTATCATCAGTTAAGATCTATCATATAAATTACTTATGCTGAAATCCAGAATAaccaaataattataatttagttttgaaGGAAAATCAAATTGAGAACTGATGTGGATATGAACCAAAATCCTAAAATATTAACACTAAACTACCATCACTTGGTTTAACGTGTAATGCGATGCAACTCCGTGTATTGTTTCATATAACATGTTAAGACCTACATCATATAAATTTTGATGTTTCTGTAATAAATACTTCAGAAAgataatgtaaataatatacACTGAAGAGAACCGGAAATAACATAAACGACAGTAGATGGAAGTTATGGTGAGATATAGTGATACTGTGAAAGAAGATTGATGGGAAGATGAAATGAGAAtgaaacagtttttttttaaatgatggaAAAAATGGAGATGCAGTCATCGCCATTTACAATTGTGATGATATGTgaagatttttgaaaatttcaacgAAAGGCAGTATTGTCCAAGGTATCAtctccacacaaaaaaaaactaatatttgtaATTCGCTGtactctacttttttttttttgaacacacaCTGTACTCTATATAAAAAGTGACAATTAATAGGCGATGAAATCAAAGTAAATCTAACGGAGAACATTGTCGTCTTGTGAACTTGTGGGGTTGTAGATGTCAATATGCATTACTACATTCTAACCTCTTTAACGTAATTGTGTTATCACATTACGAACACACTAGCCCCGCCATTAACGTAACCATACTTTATGTTTGCTCTTAATTGTACAATTTTAGCTTGCAATGTTTTACCTTTGATTTCACTTGTACATTATTTTCAATCCAACACGCACGGATGGTTTCCGcatttacaaataatttaattttgactCACTTTAACAAAAGCAATCGTTTAATTTTGAGTCTCTCATTTCTAAACATGTTATCGAATATGGTTTATTATTTCTGGATATTTCCCATATCATCAACGCTGGTTTTAGACTTA
This genomic stretch from Raphanus sativus cultivar WK10039 chromosome 3, ASM80110v3, whole genome shotgun sequence harbors:
- the LOC130509476 gene encoding probable FBD-associated F-box protein At1g32375 isoform X1, with product MDLISELPEALLLSILSLLPAQDVASTMLLSKRWRFLWTSVPRLEYDDSYQSIAYRRFSRFVDRFLFLHEGPVIETLHFKLGKTCGGEDIRVWIRAADKCCVRELIFEIDASSNDSPPIVLPSSLYTGCRMLVTLKLNKVILEDTSSSIAFPSLKNLSLVSVEYPGDEFVSSLLSSCHVLEDLHVEQCSSDNVTIFNVRVPSLKSLVLHALADDDDDDDEYGFVIDTPSLEWLDIVDYREGFCIIENGMPKIMTASFDVNYSHSGEIMRTITSVKRLDLCLSTSSKVPVLYLHAIVIRIPIATSLMVKSLVYMQNAYPSGSVFCCLAHLKICTCQTEWLELLMCMLRYSPKLQSLRLKQYHEIEACNPRPCWTEPNSVPDCLVSSLEALEWVGYEGTEEEKEVVAFILRSAKCLERVTIYSSSKDPCKKLELVKELSFLPRCSSSCNFLFD
- the LOC108848049 gene encoding glycosyltransferase BC10, encoding MGETQNLHSPLRNRSSLKKPLLILLSVCITSLLLICTYTYPPQHNVKPPAACEGLSSRGCQAALSGWLDVHVRKHTDEEVAARVVIRDILRTPPALTSRSKIAFMFLTPGTLPFEKLWDEFLQGQEGRFTVYIHPSRLRPVHISRHFSDREIHSDQVTWGRISMVDAERRLLANALEDPDNQHFVLLSESCIPLHTFDYTYRYLMQGNVSFIDSFEDRGPHGTGRHMDHMLPEIPRQDFRKGAQWFTMKRQHALIVMADNLYYSKFRRYCRPGVEANKNCIADEHYLPTFFHMLDPGGISNWSVTYVDWSERRWHPKTYRARDISLKFLKNITSDDVSVHVTSVGKRGEELHWPCTWNGIRRPCYLFARKFHSDSVNKLVRLFPNYTSTVV
- the LOC130509476 gene encoding probable FBD-associated F-box protein At1g32375 isoform X2, which translates into the protein MDLISELPEALLLSILSLLPAQDVASTMLLSKRWRFLWTSVPRLEYDDSYQSIAYRRFSRFVDRFLFLHEGPVIETLHFKLGKTCGGEDIRVWIRAADKCCVRELIFEIDASSNDSPPIVLPSSLYTGCRMLVTLKLNKVILEDTSSSIAFPSLKNLSLVSVEYPGDEFVSSLLSSCHVLEDLHVEQCSSDNVTIFNVRVPSLKSLVLHALADDDDDDDEYGFVIDTPSLEWLDIVDYREGFCIIENGMPKIMTASFDVNYSHSGEIMRTITSVKRLDLCLSTSSKNAYPSGSVFCCLAHLKICTCQTEWLELLMCMLRYSPKLQSLRLKQYHEIEACNPRPCWTEPNSVPDCLVSSLEALEWVGYEGTEEEKEVVAFILRSAKCLERVTIYSSSKDPCKKLELVKELSFLPRCSSSCNFLFD